GCCTGGAGGAGACCGTCCGCCACACCAAGGAGCGGTACCAGTTCAACCGCCCGGTCGGCTCCTTCCAGGCGCTCAAGCACCGGATGGCCCACCTCTGGCTGGACGTCGTCGGCGCCCGCGCCGCGGCCCGCGCCGCCGCCGACGCCCTCGCCGCCGGAGCGATCGATGCCGAACTCACGGTGTCCGTCGCCCAGGCGTACTGCTCCGGCGTCGCGGTCCGCGCGGCGGAGGAGTGCGTCCAGCTGCACGGCGGCATCGGCATGACCTGGGAGCACCCGGCCCACCTGGCCCTCAAACGAGCCAAGGCCGACCAGCTCGCCCTGGGCTCCACCGGCCACCACCAAGACACGATCGCCACCCTGACCGACCTCCCGTCCCCTTCCTGACCCCCAGGCGCCCCCGGCCACGTCCGGGTGCCCACCGGACCCGGCGGGCCACCCTCCCGGGGCCCCGCCGGGCCACCCGTCCGGGGCCCCGCTCGCCCACCCTCCCGGGGCCTCCCGGGGTCACCCGTGCGGGGCGCCGCCGGGTCACCTCCCGGGCCCCGCTGGGCCACCTCCGGAGTCCCGCCGGGCGACCCTTCGGGGCGCCGGAGGTGCGCCTCGCTCGGAGCTGCGCGGCGGGTGGTCCGCCCGCCGGCGGCGCGCGTGCCCAGCGGTGTACGTCGCCCAGCGCCGTGCCGCATTGGGTGATGACCCTTGCCAAGGGGTACGCCTCGTCCGGCCGCGGGCGGCACCCGACGATGGGCCTCGCCAAGCAGTGGTCCCACGGCGGCGCGCTGCGTCCGGTGGCACCTTGCCGGGCCGCGTGCCGCGCTCGGCGGTGCACCTCGCCCGCCGGACCCCCTCACCTGGTGGTGCACGTCGTCCGATGAGCTGCCTCGCAAGGCCGCGTGCCTTGCCGGGCGGTGCGCCCTGCCGGGCGGTGCGCCTCGCTGGCCGGCGCACCTCGTCCGGCGGAGTACTGCGCATAGCGGGGTACCTCGTCGGGGGGCGCCTCCTACGACGGAGCACCGCACCGGTCGGCCCGCGCCTCGTACCCGCCCGCGCCCCTCACCCACCGCGGCCCCTCACCCACCGCGGCCCCCCGCCCGCCGCCCTGATCCGCCCGCACCCCTCATCCCCCCACACCCCTCACCGTCCCGCCCCCTTCTCCCGCCCCCGCCCCCGCCGCGCGTAGCAGAACAGGTGCTCCTCGGGCTCGCCGTCCGGCACGGCGGGCGTGAAGACGGACAGGTCGTGGTGGAGGACCTCCAGGCCGCACTCCTCCCGCAGCAGCCCCAGGTACGCCTCGGCCGAGAAGCTGGAGACGCGCGCCCGGTGTCCCATCCAGGTGATCTCCAGGCCCTCGACGTCCGCCGGGACCGTCGCCGACACCAGCAGCCCGCCCGGCACCAGCCACGACGCCATCCGGCGCAGGGCGGCGATCTGCTCCCCCCGCTCCATCATCAGCAGCGGGAAGAAGGCGCACACCGCCTCGTACCCCTCCTCCGGCGGGACGTGGTCGCGGACGTCGACCTGCTCGAACCGCGCGCCGGGCACCTGCTCCCGCGCCACTTCGACCATCGTCCGGGAGACGTCGATCCCGGTCACGTCGTGCCCCGCCGCGGCGAGCAGCGCGGCGACCGGCCGTCCCGTACCGCTGCCGACGTCCAGCACCCGCGCGCCGGCGGGGAGCCGCCCGGTCAGCCACTCGACCGCCGCGAGCTGCGCGGGCAGCCGCCCGAACGCCCGCTCGTAGTCCAGCCCCACCCCGTCGAACAGCTCGGCGGCGCTCAGCACGCCCCCCGCCCCGCCGCGCTCCGCCGCCCCGTCCGCGTACCCGTCGCCCATCGGCCCCTCCCGGTGTCGTCGATCTCCGGGGCGGCCTACCCCACCGGGGGCCCCGCCGCACCCGTGCGGTTTAATTGCGAACTGCTCGCAATAACAGTTGATCTTCAAAAAGGGGTGTGGACCCGATGGCCGCCCGACCCGTCCGCCGCGCGACCGCCGCGCTGATCACGGGGGCGCTCGCCCTCGCGACCGCGGCCTGCACCAACCCCGGCTCCGACACCGCCGGCACCGGCGGCCCCAAGGACTCCGCGGTCGTCGGCATCGCCTACGAGCCCGACACCCTCAGCCCCCTCCTCGGCTACGGCAAGGACGGCAACTCCAAGATCTTCGACGGGCTCCTCGCCTTCGACGCCGACATGAAGCTCCGGCCGGCCCTCGCCCGCACGCTCCCGCACATCAGCGACGGCGGCCTCACCTACACGTACACCCTCCGCGACGACGTCACCTTCAGCGACGGCGCTCCCTTCACCTCCAAGGACGTCGTCTTCACCTACCGGACGATCCTCGACCCGAAGACCAACAACCCCTCCCGCACCGAGCTCGACGCCCTCAAGAGCGTCGAGGCCGTCGGCGACGACACCGTGGTCTTCCGCCTCAAGTACCCCTACGCGCCCTTCGCCGAGCGCACCGTCCACGCCATCGCCCCCGAACACGTCGCCGCGCGGCAGGACGTCAACACCGGCCCCTTCACCACCCACCCCATAGGCACCGGCCCCTACGTCCTCACCGGCTGGTCCAAGGGCGAGAAGCTCACCTTCAAGGCCAACCCGAAGTACTGGAACGGCGCCCCCGCGGTGAAGCGGTTCACCATGGCGATCATCAAGGACGACGACGTCCGCGCCACCCGCCTGCGCGCCGGCGACCTCGACGGCGCCATCCTCCCGCCCAACCTCGCCGCCGGCTTCCAGAACGACAAGGCCAAGCGGACCTACGCCGCCAGGACCTACGACTACCGCACGGTCACCCTCCCCACCCACAACCCCGTCGCCGGCGACACCGCCGTCCGCCGCGCCCTCGACATCGCCGTCGACCGCCAGACCATGGTCGACAAGATCCTCGAAGGCGCCGGCAAGCCCGCCTACGGCCCCGTCCCCACCGACAGCCCCTGGTTCGCCCAGGGCACCGTGCGCCGCCACGACCTCGCCGGCGCCCAGAAGATCCTCGACGAGGCCGGCTGGAAGCCCGGCCCCGACGGCGTCCGCGCCAAGAACGGCGTCCGCGCCTCCTTCCCCCTCTGGTACCTCTCCGGCGACAAGCTCCGCCAGGACCACGCCCTCGCCTACGCCTCCGACGCCCGCAAGGCCGGCATCGAGATCAAGACCCAGGCCGGCACCTGGGAGGTCATCGAACCCCGCATGAAGACCGACGCGGTCCTCGCCGGCGGCGGCGCGCCCGGCGACCCCGACTTCGACCAGTACCTCCTCCTGAAGTCCACCCTCGCCGGCGACGGCTTCAACAACATGGCCTGGTACGACAACAAGGCCGTCGACCGCGCCCTGGACAACGGCCGCCGCACGAACGACCCGGCTAAGCGCAAGGCCGCGTACGACACCGTCCAGCGCGAACTCGTCAAGAACCCCGGCTACACCTTCCTCACCCACATCGACCACCTCTACGTCGTGAACGACGCCTGGACCTCCGACGCCAAGGGCGCCCCCCTCACCACCCAGGTCGAGCCCCACGACCACGGCCTCGCCGCCGGCCCCTGGTGGAACGTCGAAGCCTGGCAGCCCAAGAAGACCGGAGACACGAAGAAGTGAGCCGCCGCCTCCCCTGGGGGGCCATGGCCCGGATGACGGGACGGCGCGCCCTCGCCGCCGTCCCCGTCCTCCTCGGCGTCACCCTCGCCGTCTTCGCGGTCGCCGAAGCCTCCCCCTTCGACCCCGTCAAGGCGTACGCCGGCACCGCCGGCCTCACCGCCTCGCAGGAGAACCTCGACCAGCTCCGCCACAACCTCGGCGTCGACCAGCCCTTCCTCACCCGCTGGTGGGAATGGCTCACCTCGGCCGTCACCGGCGACCTCGGCGACTCCGCCGTCATGCGCCGCCCCGTCGCCGACGTCATCACCGAGCGCCTCGGCTGGTCCGTCCTCCTCGCCGTCACCGCCTTCCTCGTCGCGATCACCCTCGGCACCCTCCTCGGCGTCCTCGCCGGCCGCCGCCGCGGCGGCCTCCTCGACCGCGCCGTCAGCGCCCTCGCGTACACCCTGGAAGCCGCCCCCGCCTTCTGGCTCGGGCTCCTCGCCATCTGGTTCTTCGCCCTCGAACTCGGCGTCCTCCCCGCCGGCGGCCTCACCGACACCGCCAGCGACACCGTCACCCCCGACCAGGTCGCCCGCCACCTCGTGCTGCCCGCCCTCGTCCTCGGCGTCTCCCAGCTGCCGTGGTTCTTCCTCTACGTCCGCCAGGGCGTCGGCGACGCCCTCGACGAGGACCCGGTCCGCGGCGCCCGCGCCCGCGGCCTCGCCGAACGCACCGTCCTCACCGGTCACGCCCTGCGCTCCGGCATGCTCCCGATGCTCACCCTCATCGGCTCCCGCGTGCCCGAACTCATCACCGGAGCTCTCCTCGTGGAGACCGTCTTCAGCTGGCCCGGCATCGCCGCCGCCACCGTCCAGGCCGCCACCGCCGTCGACTTCCCGCTGCTCGCCGCCCTCACCGTGCTCGCCACCGCGGCCGTCCTCCTCGGCAACCTCCTCTCCGACCTCCTCTACGGCCTCGCCGACCCGAGGGTGGGCTTCGATGGCTGACCCCCGCACCCACCGCCTCCGCCTGTGGACCTCCGCGCTGGTCGTCGGCGCCGTCGTCCTCGCCGTCCTCCTCGTCCCCCCGCTCGTCCACCTCGACGAACAGGCCGTCGACCTCACCCAGAAGCTCCTCCCGCCCTCCTGGGACCACCCCTTCGGCACCGACGACGTCGGCCGCGACCTCCTCCTGCGCTGCGTGTACGGCCTCCGGATCTCCCTGCTCGTCGGCCTCGTCGCCGCCCTCGTCGCCACCGTCCTCGGCACCGCCGTCGGCGCGGCGGCGGGCGCCCTCGGCGGCTGGACCGACCGCACCCTCATGCGCCTCGTCGACGCCTTCTCCTCCGTCCCCCACCTCCTCCTCGGCATCTTCGTCGTCGCCCTCTTCCGCCCCGGCGTCTGGCCCGTGATCGCCTCCGTCGCCGTCACCCACTGGCTCTCCACCGCCCGCATCGTCCGCTCCGAGGTCCTCTCCCTGCGGACCCGCCCCCACATCGAGGCCGCCATCTCCGGCGGCGCCTCCCGCCGCCGCGTCGCCACCCGCCACCTGCTCCCCGCGGTCCTGCCCCAGGCCGGCCTCGCCGCCGTCCTGATGGTCCCGCACGCCATGTGGCACGAGTCCGCCCTCTCCTTCCTCGGCCTCGGCCTCCCCAGCCACCAGGCCAGCCTCGGCAACCTCGTCCAGTCCGCCCGCTCCTCCCTCCTCGCCGGCGACTGGTGGCCCACCCTCTTCCCCGGCCTCTTCCTGATCGTCCCCACCCTCGCCATCGCCGGCCTCGCCGGCGTCTGGCGAGACCGCCTCAACCCCCGCCGCCGATCGGAGCTGATGCTGTGAACTCCCGTCTCGCGCGCGCCCTCGACGCCGTCACCGCCGAACGGGCCGGGGACGCCCTCCTCAGCGTCCGCGGACTCACCGTCCGCTTCCGCCTCCGCGGCGGCCGCACCGTCGCCGCCGTCACCGACGCCGACTTCGACCTGGCACCGGGGGAGTGCCTCGCCCTCGTCGGCGAGTCCGGCTGCGGCAAGTCCGTCCTCGCCTCCGCCCTCCTCGGTCTGCTCCCCGCCAATGCCGAGACCAGCGGTACGGCCCTGCTCGACGGCACCGACCTGCTCGCCGCCGACGAGAAGACCCTCGCCCGATCGGTACGCGGCCGGCGCGTCGGCCTCGTCCCCCAGAGCCCCGCCGCCCACCTCACCCCGGTCCGCACCGTCCGCGCCCACCTGAAGGAGACCGTCCGGGCGCTCACCGACACCCCGCGCTCCGGCCGCCGCAAAGCCGCCGAGGACGCCGCGCACCGCGCCGCCTTCCCCGCCACCCACCTCGACGCCCACCCCCACGAGCTCTCCGGCGGACTCGCCCAGCGCGCCGCCACCGCCCTCGCCCTCATCGGCGACGCCCCCCTCCTCCTCGCCGACGAACCCACCACCGGCCTCGACCGCGACCTCGTCGAACGCACCGCCGACGAACTCCGCCGCCACGCCGACGACGGCCGCGGACTCCTCCTCATCACCCACGACCTCACCGCCGCCGCCCGCATCGCCGACCGCGTCGCCGTGATGTACGCCGGCCGGATCGTCGAGATCGCCCCCGCCCACCGCTTCTTCGGCACCACCGGCCCCGACCACCCCTACGCGCGCGGCCTCCTCGACGCCCTCCCCGACCGCGCCTTCACCCCCATCCCGGGCATGCCGCCCGAACTCTCCGACCTCCCCGACGGCTGCGCCTTCGCCCCGCGCTGCCCGCGCGCCACCGACCTCTGCGCCACGATCCCGGCCCTCCGCGCCGGAGTGGCCTGCCACCACCCGGAGCGACCCCGTGCTTGAACTCGACTCCGTCACCGCCGGCTACGCACCCCGCAAGCCGGTCTTCCGCGGCGCCTCCCTCACGGTCGCCCCCGGCGAGGCCGTCGGCCTCCTCGGCCCCAGCGGCTGCGGCAAGTCCACCCTCGCCCGCGTCGCCGCCCTGCTCCACCGCCCCGACGCCGGCCGCCTCGTCCTGGACGGCACCGAGGTCACCGCCTGGCGCCACCGCGCCCCGCGCGCGCAGCGCACCGCCGTCGGCGTCGTCTTCCAGCAGCCCCGCACCGCCGCCGACCCCCGGCTCACCCTCGCCGACCTCATCGCCGAGCCCCTGCGCGCCACCGGCCGCAAGGCGGAGGCGGCCGACCGCGTCGCCGAGCTGGCCCCCGCCGTCGGCCTCACCCCCGAACTCCTCACCCGCCGCCCCCACGCCGTCAGCGACGGCCAGCTCCAGCGCGCCTGCCTCGCCCGCGCGCTCAGCCTGGAGCCCCGCTGGCTGGTCTGCGACGAGATGACCGCCATGCTCGACGCCTCCACCACGGCCGCCCTGGTCGCCGCCGTCGAGACCTACCGCGCACGGACCGGCGCCGGCCTCCTCGCCGTCGGCCACGACCGCGTCCTCCTGAACCGCTGGTGCGACCGCACGGTGGAGTGGCAGGACTGTCTGCCGCCGGACCCCGGTGCATGATCCTTTCGCCTGTCACCCGGATGGCCGCCCTGCCGTTCCCCCGGACGGATCGCCCATTCCGCCACACTGTCCGCCGAACGCCGCAATTCCGGTGCGGCAGAAGAAGGACGTGAGAGCGATGGCCGTTTCCGTTTCCGTCGTGGTGCTGCTCCTCGTACTGGCCGTGATCTTCCTGCGCAGCGGCGGCCTCAAGGTCACCCACGCCGTCGTCTGCGCCCTGCTCGGCTTCTTCCTGGCCGGCACGAGCATGGCCCCCACCATCCAGAACGGCGTGGCCGCCACCGCCGAGGTCGTGTCCAGCCTCCGGCCATGATCACCCGTAGGGGTCGTCCGACCTGCGGGGTTGACACGGCCCCGCCCGATCCGTAATGTTTCGTGGGCTGTCCGACGTGAGCACCGACTCCGGTCGGCCCCGGACGGCCATTCCGCAAGAACCACCGAGCCCGATGATCACGATTCCTCGTGTGTCGTTCTCGTTCTACATTCCGTGCGTTTTTGCGAAATGAAGGAGCCAGGTCCCCGATTCGCATCGGGGGCGGGGAATCCGCTAACGTCTCACTCGTCGGAACGGCCCAGCGGCCGGAAAGACAAACCCCGCTGACTGGGAATCAGACGCCGAAAGGATCTGATAGAGTCGGAAAGCGCCGGAAGGCCCCGAGGAATTGAAACTCAGGACCGGAAAGCACCGAGGAAATCGGGTCGGAAAGATCTGATAGAGTCGGAAACGAAGGAAGCGCCCGGAGGGCCTGGAAACAGGAACGAAGGAAGCGTCCGCACCTTGAGAACTCAACAGCGTGCCAAAAATCAACGCCAGATTAGTTGATACCCCGTCCAGCCGGTTTCGGTTGGTCGAGGTTCCTTTGAAACAAAACACAGCGAGGACGCTGTGGACGGTCGGTCTTATTCCGACTTGACCGTCCCGCTCAACGCGAGTGTTGAACCCGATTACGGGTACACATTCACGGAGAGTTTGATCCTGGCTCAGGACGAACGCTGGCGGCGTGCTTAACACATGCAAGTCGAACGATGAAGCCCTTCGGGGTGGATTAGTGGCGAACGGGTGAGTAACACGTGGGCAATCTGCCCTTCACTCTGGGACAAGCCCTGGAAACGGGGTCTAATACCGGATACGAGACGGGGAGGCATCTCCTCGTCTGGAAAGCTCCGGCGGTGAAGGATGAGCCCGCGGCCTATCAGCTTGTTGGTGGGGTAATGGCCTACCAAGGCGACGACGGGTAGCCGGCCTGAGAGGGCGACCGGCCACACTGGGACTGAGACACGGCCCAGACTCCTACGGGAGGCAGCAGTGGGGAATATTGCACAATGGGCGAAAGCCTGATGCAGCGACGCCGCGTGAGGGATGACGGCCTTCGGGTTGTAAACCTCTTTCAGCAGGGAAGAAGCGAAAGTGACGGTACCTGCAGAAGAAGCGCCGGCTAACTACGTGCCAGCAGCCGCGGTAATACGTAGGGCGCAAGCGTTGTCCGGAATTATTGGGCGTAAAGAGCTCGTAGGCGGCTTGTCACGTCGGGTGTGAAAGCCCGGGGCTTAACCCCGGGTCTGCATCCGATACGGGCAGGCTAGAGTGTGGTAGGGGAGATCGGAATTCCTGGTGTAGCGGTGAAATGCGCAGATATCAGGAGGAACACCGGTGGCGAAGGCGGATCTCTGGGCCATTACTGACGCTGAGGAGCGAAAGCGTGGGGAGCGAACAGGATTAGATACCCTGGTAGTCCACGCCGTAAACGTTGGGAACTAGGTGTTGGCGACATTCCACGTCGTCGGTGCCGCAGCTAACGCATTAAGTTCCCCGCCTGGGGAGTACGGCCGCAAGGCTAAAACTCAAAGGAATTGACGGGGGCCCGCACAAGCAGCGGAGCATGTGGCTTAATTCGACGCAACGCGAAGAACCTTACCAAGGCTTGACATATACCGGAAACATCCAGAGATGGGTGCCCCCTTGTGGTCGGTATACAGGTGGTGCATGGCTGTCGTCAGCTCGTGTCGTGAGATGTTGGGTTAAGTCCCGCAACGAGCGCAACCCTTGTCCTGTGTTGCCAGCATGCCCTTCGGGGTGATGGGGACTCACAGGAGACCGCCGGGGTCAACTCGGAGGAAGGTGGGGACGACGTCAAGTCATCATGCCCCTTATGTCTTGGGCTGCACACGTGCTACAATGGCCGGTACAAAGAGCTGCGATGCCGTGAGGCGGAGCGAATCTCAAAAAGCCGGTCTCAGTTCGGATTGGGGTCTGCAACTCGACCCCATGAAGTCGGAGTTGCTAGTAATCGCAGATCAGCATTGCTGCGGTGAATACGTTCCCGGGCCTTGTACACACCGCCCGTCACGTCACGAAAGTCGGTAACACCCGAAGCCGGTGGCCCAACCCCTTGTGGGAGGGAGCTGTCGAAGGTGGGACCAGCGATTGGGACGAAGTCGTAACAAGGTAGCCGTACCGGAAGGTGCGGCTGGATCACCTCCTTTCTAAGGAGCACAGTACCGATTGCAGGCAAACGTTCTGCACGGTCAGCTCATGGGTGGAACGTTGATTAGTTGGCACGATCACGAGAGTCCTTCACCAGTACTGCTTCGGCGTGGAACGTGACGAGATCTCAAGGGATCGTGCCTGGCACGTTGTTGGGTATCTGAGGGTACGGCCGCAAGGTTGTATCTTCGCGATGCCGGCCCCAGTGAACCTGGTCCTTAGTGGTCAGGGTGATGGGTGGCTGGTCGTTGCTTGAGAACTACACAGTGGACGCGAGCATCTGTGGCCAAGTTTTTAAGGGCGCACGGTGGATGCCTTGGCACCAGGAACCGATGAAGGACGTGGGAGGCCGCGATAGTCCCCGGGGAGTCGTCAACCAGGCTTTGATCCGGGGGTTTCCGAATGGGGAAACCCGGCAGTCGTCATGGGCTGTCACCCACTGCTGAACACATAGGCAGTGTGGAGGGAACGAGGGGAAGTGAAACATCTCAGTACCCTCAGGAAGAGAAAACAACCGTGATTCCGGGAGTAGTGGCGAGCGAAACCGGATGAGGCCAAACCGTATGCGTGTGATACCCGGCAGGGGTTGCGCATGCGGGGTTGTGGGATCTCTCTTCTGTCGTCTGCCGGCGACAGGACGAGTCAGAAACCGTTGATGTAGTCGAAGGACATGCGAAAGGTCCGGCGTAGAGGGTAAGACCCCCGTAGACGAAACGTCAGCGGCTCGTTTGAGAGACACCCAAGTAGCACGGGGCCCGAGAAATCCCGTGTGAATCTGGCGGGACCACCCGCTAAGCCTAAATATTCCCTGGTGACCGATAGCGGATAGTACCGTGAGGGAATGGTGAAAAGTACCGCGGGAGCGGAGTGAAATAGTACCTGAAACCGTGTGCCTACAAGCCGTGGGAGCGTCGGACGCAAGCTTGCTTGTGTCTCGTGACTGCGTGCCTTTTGAAGAATGAGCCTGCGAGTTTGCGGTGTGTTGCGAGGTTAACCCGTGTGGGGAAGCCGTAGCGAAAGCGAGTCCGAATAGGGCGTTTCAGTAGCACGCTCAAGACCCGAAGCGGAGTGATCTAGCCATGGGCAGGTTGAAGCGGAGGTAAGACTTCGTGGAGGACCGAACCCACCAGGGTTGAAAACCTGGGGGATGACCTGTGGTTAGGGGTGAAAGGCCAATCAAACTCCGTGATAGCTGGTTCTCCCCGAAATGCATTTAGGTGCAGCGTCGTGTGTTTCTTGCCGGAGGTAGAGCACTGGATAGGCGATGGGCCCTACCGGGTTACTGACCTTAGCCAAACTCCGAATGCCGGTAAGTGAGAGCACGGCAGTGAGACTGTGGGGGATAAGCTCCATGGTCGAGAGGGAAACAGCCCAGAGCATCGACTAAGGCCCCTAAGCGTACGCTAAGTGGGAAAGGATGTGGAGTCGCAGAGACAACCAGGAGGTTGGCTTAGAAGCAGCCACCCTTGAAAGAGTGCGTAATAGCTCACTGGTCAAGTGATTCCGCGCCGACAATGTAGCGGGGCTCAAGCGTACCGCCGAAGTCGTGTCATTGCAGCATGAGGGCCAACGCCCGCTGTGATGGGTAGGGGAGCGTCGTGTGCCGGGTGAAGCAGCCGCGGAAGCGAGTTGTGGACGGTTCACGAGTGAGAATGCAGGCATGAGTAGCGATACACACGTGAGAAACGTGTGCGCCGATTGACTAAGGGTTCCTGGGTCAAGCTGATCTGCCCAGGGTAAGTCGGGACCTAAGGCGAGGCCGACAGGCGTAGTCGATGGACAACCGGTTGATATTCCGGTACCCGCTTTGAAACGCCCAATATCGAGCCCATTAATGCTAAGCCCGTGAAGCCGTTCCGGACCCTTCGGGGAAAGGAAAGTGGTGGAGCCGGCGAACCAAGGTGGTAGTAGGTAAGCGATGGGGTGACGCAGGAAGGTAGTCCAGCCCGGGCGGTGGTTGTCCCGGGGTAAGGGTGTAGGGCGTTGTGTAGGCAAATCCGCACAACACGTAGCCTGAGACCTGATGCCGAGCCGATTGTGGTGAAGTGGATGATCCTATGCTGTCGAGAAAAGCCTCTAGCGAGTTTCATGGCGGCCCGTACCCTAAACCGACTCAGGTGGTCAGGTAGAGAATACCGAGGCGTTCGGGTGAACTATGGTTAAGGAACTCGGCAAAATGCCCCCGTAACTTCGGGAGAAGGGGGGCCACGCCTGGTGATCGGATTTACTCCGTGAGCTGGGGGTGGCCGCAGAGACCAGCGAGAAGCGACTGTTTACTAAAAACACAGGTCCGTGCGAAGCCGTAAGGCGATGTATACGGACTGACGCCTGCCCGGTGCTGGAACGTTAAGGGGACCGGTTAGTGACCTTTCGGGGTTGCGAAGCTGAGAACTTAAGCGCCAGTAAACGGCGGTGGTAACTATAACCATCCTAAGGTAGCGAAATTCCTTGTCGGGTAAGTTCCGACCTGCACGAATGGCGTAACGACTTCTCGACTGTCTCAACCATAGGCCCGGTGAAATTGCACTACGAGTAAAGATGCTCGTTTCGCGCAGCAGGACGGAAAGACCCCGGGACCTTTACTACAGTTTGATATTGGTGTTCGGTTCGGCTTGTGTAGGATAGGTGGGAGACTTTGAAGCAGCCACGCCAGTGGTTGTGGAGTCGCCGTTGAAATACCACTCTGGTCGTGCTGGATGTCTAACCTGGGTCCGTGATCCGGATCAGGGACAGTGTCTGATGGGTAGTTTAACTGGGGCGGTTGCCTCCCAAAGGGTAACGGAGGCGCCCAAAGGTTCCCTCAGCCTGGTTGGCAATCAGGTGTTGAGTGTAAGTGCACAAGGGAGCTTGACTGTGAGACCGACGGGTCGAGCAGGGACGAAAGTCGGGACTAGTGATCCGGCGGTGGCTTGTGGAAGCGCCGTCGCTCAACGGATAAAAGGTACCCCGGGGATAACAGGCTGATCTTCCCCAAGAGTCCATATCGACGGGATGGTTTGGCACCTCGATGTCGGCTCGTCGCATCCTGGGGCTGGAGTCGGTCCCAAGGGTTGGGCTGTTCGCCCATTAAAGCGGTACGCGAGCT
The Streptomyces roseofulvus genome window above contains:
- a CDS encoding class I SAM-dependent methyltransferase yields the protein MGDGYADGAAERGGAGGVLSAAELFDGVGLDYERAFGRLPAQLAAVEWLTGRLPAGARVLDVGSGTGRPVAALLAAAGHDVTGIDVSRTMVEVAREQVPGARFEQVDVRDHVPPEEGYEAVCAFFPLLMMERGEQIAALRRMASWLVPGGLLVSATVPADVEGLEITWMGHRARVSSFSAEAYLGLLREECGLEVLHHDLSVFTPAVPDGEPEEHLFCYARRGRGREKGAGR
- a CDS encoding ABC transporter substrate-binding protein gives rise to the protein MAARPVRRATAALITGALALATAACTNPGSDTAGTGGPKDSAVVGIAYEPDTLSPLLGYGKDGNSKIFDGLLAFDADMKLRPALARTLPHISDGGLTYTYTLRDDVTFSDGAPFTSKDVVFTYRTILDPKTNNPSRTELDALKSVEAVGDDTVVFRLKYPYAPFAERTVHAIAPEHVAARQDVNTGPFTTHPIGTGPYVLTGWSKGEKLTFKANPKYWNGAPAVKRFTMAIIKDDDVRATRLRAGDLDGAILPPNLAAGFQNDKAKRTYAARTYDYRTVTLPTHNPVAGDTAVRRALDIAVDRQTMVDKILEGAGKPAYGPVPTDSPWFAQGTVRRHDLAGAQKILDEAGWKPGPDGVRAKNGVRASFPLWYLSGDKLRQDHALAYASDARKAGIEIKTQAGTWEVIEPRMKTDAVLAGGGAPGDPDFDQYLLLKSTLAGDGFNNMAWYDNKAVDRALDNGRRTNDPAKRKAAYDTVQRELVKNPGYTFLTHIDHLYVVNDAWTSDAKGAPLTTQVEPHDHGLAAGPWWNVEAWQPKKTGDTKK
- a CDS encoding ABC transporter permease, which produces MSRRLPWGAMARMTGRRALAAVPVLLGVTLAVFAVAEASPFDPVKAYAGTAGLTASQENLDQLRHNLGVDQPFLTRWWEWLTSAVTGDLGDSAVMRRPVADVITERLGWSVLLAVTAFLVAITLGTLLGVLAGRRRGGLLDRAVSALAYTLEAAPAFWLGLLAIWFFALELGVLPAGGLTDTASDTVTPDQVARHLVLPALVLGVSQLPWFFLYVRQGVGDALDEDPVRGARARGLAERTVLTGHALRSGMLPMLTLIGSRVPELITGALLVETVFSWPGIAAATVQAATAVDFPLLAALTVLATAAVLLGNLLSDLLYGLADPRVGFDG
- a CDS encoding ABC transporter permease, whose product is MADPRTHRLRLWTSALVVGAVVLAVLLVPPLVHLDEQAVDLTQKLLPPSWDHPFGTDDVGRDLLLRCVYGLRISLLVGLVAALVATVLGTAVGAAAGALGGWTDRTLMRLVDAFSSVPHLLLGIFVVALFRPGVWPVIASVAVTHWLSTARIVRSEVLSLRTRPHIEAAISGGASRRRVATRHLLPAVLPQAGLAAVLMVPHAMWHESALSFLGLGLPSHQASLGNLVQSARSSLLAGDWWPTLFPGLFLIVPTLAIAGLAGVWRDRLNPRRRSELML
- a CDS encoding ABC transporter ATP-binding protein, which codes for MNSRLARALDAVTAERAGDALLSVRGLTVRFRLRGGRTVAAVTDADFDLAPGECLALVGESGCGKSVLASALLGLLPANAETSGTALLDGTDLLAADEKTLARSVRGRRVGLVPQSPAAHLTPVRTVRAHLKETVRALTDTPRSGRRKAAEDAAHRAAFPATHLDAHPHELSGGLAQRAATALALIGDAPLLLADEPTTGLDRDLVERTADELRRHADDGRGLLLITHDLTAAARIADRVAVMYAGRIVEIAPAHRFFGTTGPDHPYARGLLDALPDRAFTPIPGMPPELSDLPDGCAFAPRCPRATDLCATIPALRAGVACHHPERPRA
- a CDS encoding ABC transporter ATP-binding protein: MLELDSVTAGYAPRKPVFRGASLTVAPGEAVGLLGPSGCGKSTLARVAALLHRPDAGRLVLDGTEVTAWRHRAPRAQRTAVGVVFQQPRTAADPRLTLADLIAEPLRATGRKAEAADRVAELAPAVGLTPELLTRRPHAVSDGQLQRACLARALSLEPRWLVCDEMTAMLDASTTAALVAAVETYRARTGAGLLAVGHDRVLLNRWCDRTVEWQDCLPPDPGA